A DNA window from Candidatus Neomarinimicrobiota bacterium contains the following coding sequences:
- a CDS encoding GWxTD domain-containing protein, whose product RQPDVPGNKFKLKLKVEQGGESSESELVVEIRWLGLTAHVSNLDEAVEQIRYIASRDEIAKIQRAKKKKREDLFREFWEERDPSSHTAENELMDEYYKRVRYSNEKFGTFRDGWKTAMGMIFILFGPPDDIEVSHFSPPDGRSYQRWHYYTVNRAFLFVDYNGFGDYELLEPYYSPYGSARR is encoded by the coding sequence AGACAGCCGGATGTTCCGGGCAACAAGTTCAAGCTCAAACTGAAAGTTGAACAGGGAGGGGAAAGCTCCGAGTCTGAACTCGTTGTGGAAATCAGGTGGCTTGGCTTGACGGCTCACGTATCGAATCTGGACGAAGCTGTTGAGCAGATTCGCTATATTGCATCGCGGGATGAAATCGCCAAAATTCAGAGAGCCAAGAAAAAAAAGAGAGAAGATCTGTTCCGGGAGTTCTGGGAGGAGAGAGATCCGTCTTCCCATACTGCCGAAAACGAGTTGATGGACGAGTATTACAAAAGGGTTCGGTACTCAAATGAGAAATTCGGCACATTCCGTGATGGTTGGAAAACAGCCATGGGTATGATCTTCATACTGTTCGGTCCCCCTGATGATATTGAGGTGAGTCATTTTTCACCTCCTGACGGCCGCTCATATCAGAGATGGCACTACTATACAGTAAATCGAGCATTTCTCTTCGTTGACTACAATGGATTTGGCGATTACGAACTGTTAGAGCCATACTATTCACCGTACGGTTCGGCACGTAGATAA
- a CDS encoding isocitrate/isopropylmalate family dehydrogenase, with translation MQKVALIPGDGVGPEVMTQATKLLEAVNKAYSLDFETVTFDLSADHFLETGIALPEGVIATLRDEMDAVLLGPLGDPRIADDRHAREVLRGLTSELDLSVGMRRVRLLSADLCPLSGKTEQDIDLVLVWEATGGIYTEVGGTLDKGSEHEVVIEQEVTTRLRVERVIRFAFDYAARNDLSSVTLGRKSKNYPHGYDLWNRTFREVKADFPGVSASQLRFETLIQMMLDAPENFDVLVTNHLFGSILSALGTALQGGQGLVASSILSPGKMGLFRPLHPSLTRYAGKDYANPIAAMTCVQALMEFAGKAEISHAVELSIKKALKSGWVTRDLGGSMGTSEVGDYVCSALMDNAS, from the coding sequence ATGCAGAAGGTTGCCCTGATTCCGGGTGACGGGGTTGGCCCCGAAGTAATGACCCAGGCGACGAAGCTGTTAGAAGCGGTCAATAAAGCGTATTCACTCGACTTTGAAACCGTAACCTTTGACCTGAGTGCCGATCATTTTCTCGAGACGGGCATAGCACTTCCTGAGGGGGTGATTGCTACGCTTAGGGATGAGATGGATGCCGTTCTTCTGGGGCCTCTGGGTGACCCACGAATCGCGGACGACCGCCACGCCAGGGAAGTCCTCAGAGGGCTCACAAGTGAATTGGATCTCTCCGTGGGAATGCGTCGGGTACGGCTTCTCTCCGCAGATCTGTGTCCCTTGAGCGGGAAAACTGAGCAGGATATCGATCTCGTGCTTGTCTGGGAGGCCACAGGGGGGATCTACACGGAGGTGGGTGGAACTCTGGACAAAGGAAGCGAGCACGAAGTGGTCATTGAACAGGAAGTGACAACACGACTGAGAGTAGAGCGCGTTATCCGGTTTGCATTCGACTATGCTGCCAGGAACGATCTGTCCAGTGTAACCCTGGGTCGCAAATCCAAAAACTACCCACACGGCTATGACCTTTGGAATCGGACATTCCGGGAGGTAAAGGCTGATTTTCCCGGTGTTTCGGCGTCTCAATTGCGATTTGAAACTCTAATTCAGATGATGTTGGATGCTCCCGAGAACTTCGATGTCCTGGTCACCAACCACCTTTTCGGCTCGATCTTGTCAGCTTTGGGTACGGCCCTTCAGGGAGGACAGGGATTGGTGGCGTCTTCCATCCTTTCTCCAGGAAAGATGGGACTCTTCCGGCCACTTCATCCTTCATTAACCCGCTACGCCGGGAAAGATTATGCCAATCCCATAGCTGCTATGACCTGTGTACAAGCTCTGATGGAATTCGCAGGGAAGGCAGAAATTTCCCACGCAGTTGAATTATCTATTAAGAAGGCATTGAAAAGCGGCTGGGTGACCCGTGACCTCGGCGGGAGCATGGGAACGAGCGAAGTGGGAGACTATGTCTGTTCAGCCCTCATGGACAACGCATCTTGA